The nucleotide window TGTCCTCGTGGATGGGGCACAGGAGGGGCGAGACGACCAGCAGCGGTGTGGTCGGGTGGCCTTCGCGGATGGTGTCGAGGAAGCCGTGGACGGCGGGGCCGAAGGCGCGCAGCCGCATCACGTCGTGGTTGACCACGTTGATGCCGAGCTTGAGGCTGATCAGGTCGGCGGGGGTGTCCCGCACGGTGCGGGCGGTGAACGGGTCGAGCAGGGCGCTGCCGCTGAACCCCAGGTTGATCAGCTCCACCCCGCCGAGGGCGGCGGCGAGCGCGGGCCAGGTGGTCGTGGGGGTCGCGGCCTCAGAGCCGTGGCTGATCGAGCTGCCGTGGTGCAGCCACACCCGGCGGCCGCTGTCCGGGGCGGGCTCGACGGGGGCGTCGGTGCGCAGGGCGACGAGTTCGGTGTTCTCGTTGTGCGGCAGCCAGATCTCGATGTTCTTGACGCCGTCGGGCAGGCCGGTGAAGCGGAGGGTGCCGGGCGGGCCGGGCCGGTGCTCGGCCGTCCCGGCGGTCATGTCGATGGTCATGACGTTTCCGCCCGTGACCGTGCCCTGCCCGGCCGGGCGTCCGTCGACGAGCAGCTCGTACACGCCGTCCGGGCGGGGCGGGGCCCCTGTGTAGTTCCGTTTGGTGGGCAGCGTGTCCAGTTCGACGGCGGTGGCCGAGGTGCGGAAGGCCAGCCGTACGCCGGAGGGCTGGGTCTCGGCCATGGCGAGCT belongs to Streptomyces graminofaciens and includes:
- a CDS encoding GDSL-type esterase/lipase family protein produces the protein MQTNPHWITTPITADLLRGALDLERTEHGLLPHRLPARARAQCADPQLAMAETQPSGVRLAFRTSATAVELDTLPTKRNYTGAPPRPDGVYELLVDGRPAGQGTVTGGNVMTIDMTAGTAEHRPGPPGTLRFTGLPDGVKNIEIWLPHNENTELVALRTDAPVEPAPDSGRRVWLHHGSSISHGSEAATPTTTWPALAAALGGVELINLGFSGSALLDPFTARTVRDTPADLISLKLGINVVNHDVMRLRAFGPAVHGFLDTIREGHPTTPLLVVSPLLCPIHEDTPGPCAPDFSNISKGEFKFRALGDPAERASGKLTLRVIRDELARIVAQRQAEDPHLHHLDGRDLYGEADSAELPLPDDLHPDAATHRRIGERFAERVFGAKGVFADGKP